Proteins co-encoded in one Aspergillus luchuensis IFO 4308 DNA, chromosome 6, nearly complete sequence genomic window:
- a CDS encoding camp independent regulatory protein (COG:G,T;~EggNog:ENOG410PPE9;~InterPro:IPR018608;~PFAM:PF09729), with the protein MVNGTATVLEPTFTGYVATTQDALILFEACLTGVLHHVPRRPHDRERGHLVRSGSVFIYEENSSGIKRWTDGVTWSPSRILGNFLVYRELEKPFPPGEKKRAMKKANRRPVPSTRPGEPYPRQDSNGGYSPSSTPGQYPGDRPHQSDVERALVGSLVDSYGFKDSGLVKKTMSVTVSGVTHHLVSYYSVEDVMRGLLNPPSMVDSLRYIRPRAELTQKQSFRAPIDDLESGGLENPNDPHTIYGYRPQLVAPPGYAIPNPHPEFYMHPAPYAATHAPQTAAIPGYSMAGSISAQPASNPYLPAPSAPTQIPQKPDDYSQFRTPTQYGTSFDALGHNALSSSIPSALNTGIPSSLSDRNRSQSDHSPSAYRNSSISSRSVATDATSPIDPATPATYSRGGSFSLGPLDGPHQPLEQRGMSAFDPGIPRRESNPMHAPYYPGADRHPYYVSATAPAAHANYPVSTWAAAAAPAQPQI; encoded by the coding sequence ATGGTCAACGGCACCGCTACGGTGTTGGAGCCCACCTTTACGGGATACGTCGCGACAACACAAGATGCGCTGATTCTCTTTGAGGCCTGTCTGACGGGAGTGCTGCACCATGTGCCCCGTCGGCCCCACGATCGCGAACGTGGTCACCTGGTCCGCAGTGGCAGTGTGTTCATCTACGAGGAGAATTCGTCGGGTATCAAGCGATGGACGGATGGAGTGACCTGGAGTCCCAGTCGAATCCTGGGCAACTTTCTCGTCTACCGCGAACTGGAGAAGCCATTTCCTCCCGGCGAAAAGAAGCgagcgatgaagaaggccaatCGACGCCCGGTGCCTTCGACGAGACCTGGGGAGCCATATCCGCGACAGGACAGCAACGGCGGTTATTCGCCGTCTTCGACACCCGGTCAGTATCCTGGAGACCGACCACACCAGTCGGACGTGGAGAGAGCGTTGGTGGGCTCGCTGGTGGACTCGTATGGCTTCAAGGATTCGGGACTcgtgaagaagacgatgagtgTGACGGTTTCGGGGGTGACACACCACCTGGTCTCGTATTACAGCGTGGAGGACGTGATGCGCGGGCTGTTGAACCCGCCATCGATGGTCGACTCGCTGCGGTACATTCGGCCTCGTGCAGAGCTGACGCAGAAGCAAAGCTTCCGGGCACCCATCGATGACTTGGAATCAGGAGGTTTAGAGAACCCGAACGACCCCCATACGATCTACGGATACCGACCTCAGTTGGTAGCACCGCCCGGGTATGCGATCCCCAACCCTCATCCCGAATTCTATATGCACCCCGCGCCGTATGCTGCTACGCATGCTCCGCAGACTGCGGCCATCCCGGGATACTCGATGGCAGGGTCGATTTCGGCGCAACCAGCTTCCAACCCGTATCTCCCCGCGCCGTCTGCACCTACCCAGATCCCGCAGAAGCCAGACGACTACTCTCAATTCCGGACACCCACTCAGTATGGAACGAGCTTCGATGCTCTGGGTCACAATGCGCTGTCGTCGTCAATCCCTTCTGCACTCAACACGGGCATTCCGAGTTCCTTGAGCGATCGCAACCGATCCCAGTCGGATCACAGCCCTTCGGCCTATCGCAACTCGTCAATATCTTCACGCAGCGTTGCGACCGACGCGACCTCGCCCATCGATCCGGCCACGCCGGCCACATATTCACGGGGAGGAAGCTTCAGCCTGGGTCCGCTTGATGGACCGCATCAACCACTGGAACAGCGTGGCATGTCTGCGTTTGATCCGGGCATCCCGCGCCGGGAGTCGAACCCGATGCATGCGCCTTATTACCCAGGCGCAGACCGACATCCGTACTACGTGAGCGCTACCGCGCCAGCAGCTCATGCCAATTACCCCGTGTCGACATGGGCggcggctgctgctccggCGCAGCCTCAGATATGA
- a CDS encoding uncharacterized protein (COG:S;~EggNog:ENOG410PZ49;~SECRETED:SignalP(1-18);~TransMembrane:1 (n4-15c23/24o222-246i)): MLSAFAVLVVAFPILAMSDTVYTSTTMKTEVTTVTDTYVQVIEGHGMYYNKFLGYLAGSIVDVNTVEGQTTIVLNCTQGIFARCDMEANRIPPTITVGPSTYIHSSSGTTQDPQKSTIGIDSRACRIISSTQRASCETYVSSWWSDPTTIMSMERTSTTTLGPADITYHHLTITAGAEKLSSPVTATQAQNKTAVATSTALTSTTTAAPSPSPTPETHSSRAWIAGPVAGAVAGCGLVVAVLYWCLRRKIQGEPSADAGPIIQDPSGEIKRPGSPVKYMAAETQGTPVSELPADEPSCVQHTT, from the coding sequence ATGCTTTCAGCATTCGCCGTCCTCGTGGTCGCCTTTCCTATACTGGCAATGTCAGACACAGTGTACACGTCCACAACGATGAAAACGGAGGTCACAACAGTCACAGATACATATGTTCAAGTTATTGAGGGGCATGGGATGTATTACAACAAATTTCTCGGGTACCTTGCCGGAAGCATCGTGGATGTGAATACCGTGGAGGGCCAGACTACCATCGTGCTGAACTGTACTCAGGGCATATTTGCTAGATGCGACATGGAGGCCAACAGAATCCCCCCTACGATAACCGTAGGTCCTtcaacatacatacacagcTCAAGCGGCACCACACAAGACCCCCAGAAGTCCACTATCGGTATCGACTCAAGGGCCTGCAGGATTATTTCTTCAACCCAAAGAGCATCATGCGAGACCTATGTGAGCTCCTGGTGGTCTGACCCTACAACGATTATGTCCATGGAAAGAACGAGTACTACAACTTTGGGACCTGCAGATATCACTTACCACCACTTAACAATTACGGCGGGTGCTGAGAAGCTTTCATCACCGGTGACTGCAACGCAGGCCCAGAATAAGACTGCTGTCGCCACTTCCACTGCCTTGACCTCTACAACAACCGCTGCCCCTTCACCTAGCCCAACTCCAGAGACACATTCCTCAAGAGCGTGGATTGCTGGGCCGGTTGCTGGAGCCGTGGCCGGCTGCGGCCTGGTAGTAGCTGTGTTGTACTGGTGTCTGAGGCGGAAAATCCAAGGAGAGCCATCGGCTGATGCTGGACCAATAATCCAGGATCCTTCAGGGGAAATCAAGAGACCCGGCAGCCCTGTTAAGTATATGGCAGCAGAAACTCAAGGAACCCCTGTATCCGAGCTTCCAGCGGATGAGCCTTCATGCGTTCAACATACTACCTAG